A single Paraburkholderia sp. FT54 DNA region contains:
- a CDS encoding multidrug efflux RND transporter permease subunit, producing MPFFFIDRPVFAWIVALAIVVAGALAIPQLPVAQYPRLAPPRIVISAMYPGASTEVVDANVGSIIEESLDGADNMLYYQTTSDNLGELEIDATFAPGTNPDLALVDIQNRLKQVEPRLPQQVVQQGISVFKAANTFLMLVALSSTDGTRDSVQLSDYLSRYVLRELKRAPGVGSAQLWDADEALRIWLDPMKLREYGLGAAEVNAAIAAQNATVTAGTLGDAPFVPGQQLTASVSVKGQLISPAEFGQIVLKARPDGSAVRLRDVARVELGRDNYSYYSRLNGKAAATVGIQLGPRGNALETSNAIRARLAELAKGLPSGVAIEIPFDNAHFVQIAIHEVLVTLAEAVVLVFFVMWLFLRDLRYTLVPTVVIPVTLMGAFLAMYACGLSINVFTMFGLVLAIGILVDDAIVVVESVHRVMEEEGLPPREATRRAMSQIGGAIVGVTAVLTAVFVPMAFFPGGVGGIYRQFAVAMIASMLVSSFMALSLTPALCANLLKAQTRSVRQRDARRGFPGFAARAASRFTSGFDRAARGYRGLTARTLRRIGPMLAVYAVLVAACGVLYWQMPGGFLPSEDEGQLQVMVQLPAGATQARTLAVVQRMEKILHAEPAIANVTSVIGWSFSGSGQNVAMGFVELKDWGQRDIDALALRDRLNAKFDKILDGNVEAQLPPSVPGLGHSEGFVFRLEDRGGVGLDALKAAREQLFARAKASPVLASVHSEDLPDAPRVELIVDRAKAYALGVSFDRISDVLGSTFGSTYIDDFPAGGRMRRVMIAADAATRMTEDDLLALAVPNSTGGMVPLSAIATRQWTIGPVMLTRYNGYPSLDVSGHAAPGYSSGAAMAEMERLAASLPVGVRYDWVDAAREETAAAKLTPLLIGLSLLAVFMALAALYESWTIPLAVLMVVPLGVIGAVAAVLLRGMPNDVYFKVGMITVIGLAAKNAILIVQFARDLYQRGLPLTRAVTEAAGARFRPIVMTSAAFLLGVVPLVVSSGAGAESRRSIGTGVFGGVLAATLFGLVFAPVAFHAVASLTHGRRRLAELHRKREQRRMRRAAVERGSFDESPTA from the coding sequence GTGCCATTTTTCTTCATCGACCGCCCGGTCTTCGCATGGATCGTCGCGCTCGCCATCGTCGTGGCGGGCGCGCTGGCTATCCCGCAACTGCCGGTGGCGCAGTATCCGCGCCTTGCGCCGCCGCGCATCGTGATATCCGCCATGTATCCGGGGGCCTCGACTGAAGTCGTGGACGCCAACGTCGGCAGCATCATCGAGGAGAGTCTCGACGGTGCCGACAATATGCTGTACTACCAAACGACCAGCGACAACCTGGGCGAGCTCGAAATCGACGCGACCTTCGCGCCCGGCACCAATCCGGATCTCGCGCTGGTCGACATCCAGAACCGGCTCAAGCAGGTCGAGCCGCGTTTGCCGCAGCAGGTGGTGCAGCAGGGCATCAGCGTGTTCAAGGCGGCCAACACGTTCCTGATGCTGGTCGCGCTGAGTTCCACCGACGGCACGCGCGACTCCGTGCAATTGAGCGACTATCTGAGCCGCTACGTGTTGCGCGAGCTGAAGCGCGCGCCCGGCGTGGGCTCGGCCCAACTCTGGGACGCCGACGAAGCGCTGCGCATCTGGCTCGACCCGATGAAGCTGCGCGAATACGGCCTCGGCGCCGCCGAGGTGAACGCCGCCATCGCCGCACAGAACGCGACCGTGACGGCGGGCACGCTCGGCGACGCGCCGTTCGTGCCGGGGCAGCAACTGACGGCCTCGGTGAGCGTGAAAGGACAGCTGATCTCGCCGGCCGAATTCGGCCAGATCGTGCTGAAAGCGCGGCCCGACGGCTCGGCTGTGCGCCTGCGCGACGTCGCGAGGGTCGAACTCGGGCGTGACAACTACTCGTACTACTCGCGCCTGAACGGCAAGGCTGCGGCCACGGTCGGGATTCAACTCGGGCCGCGCGGCAACGCGCTGGAAACGTCGAACGCGATTCGCGCGCGGCTTGCCGAGCTGGCAAAGGGCTTGCCTTCGGGCGTCGCCATCGAAATCCCGTTTGACAATGCGCACTTCGTGCAGATCGCGATTCACGAGGTGCTTGTCACGCTCGCGGAAGCGGTGGTGCTGGTGTTCTTCGTGATGTGGCTATTTCTGCGCGATCTGCGCTACACGCTGGTGCCCACCGTGGTGATTCCGGTCACGCTGATGGGCGCGTTTCTCGCCATGTATGCGTGCGGTCTGTCGATCAACGTGTTCACGATGTTCGGACTCGTGCTCGCCATCGGCATTCTCGTCGACGACGCGATCGTGGTGGTGGAGAGCGTGCATCGCGTGATGGAAGAAGAGGGCTTGCCGCCACGCGAGGCCACGCGCCGTGCCATGTCGCAGATCGGCGGCGCGATCGTCGGCGTCACGGCGGTGTTGACGGCGGTGTTCGTGCCGATGGCGTTCTTTCCCGGAGGCGTCGGCGGGATTTACCGGCAATTCGCGGTGGCGATGATCGCGTCGATGCTGGTGTCGTCGTTCATGGCCTTGTCGTTGACGCCCGCGCTGTGCGCGAATCTGCTGAAGGCGCAGACGCGATCGGTGCGGCAACGCGATGCGCGGCGCGGCTTTCCTGGTTTCGCGGCGCGTGCGGCAAGCCGCTTCACGTCTGGCTTCGATCGCGCCGCGCGTGGATATCGCGGCCTGACCGCGCGCACGCTGCGCCGCATCGGCCCGATGCTGGCTGTCTACGCGGTGCTGGTCGCCGCATGCGGCGTGCTCTACTGGCAGATGCCCGGTGGTTTTCTGCCGAGCGAAGACGAAGGTCAGTTGCAGGTGATGGTGCAATTGCCCGCGGGCGCCACCCAGGCACGCACATTGGCTGTCGTGCAACGCATGGAAAAGATTCTCCATGCCGAGCCCGCCATCGCGAATGTCACGAGTGTGATCGGCTGGAGTTTTTCCGGCAGTGGCCAGAACGTGGCGATGGGATTCGTCGAACTCAAGGACTGGGGCCAGCGCGATATCGATGCACTGGCGCTGCGCGACCGGCTCAACGCAAAGTTCGACAAGATTCTGGACGGCAACGTCGAGGCGCAATTGCCGCCTTCGGTGCCGGGACTCGGACATTCGGAAGGTTTCGTGTTCCGCCTCGAGGATCGCGGCGGAGTGGGGCTCGACGCGCTGAAGGCCGCGCGCGAGCAACTCTTCGCGCGGGCGAAGGCGAGTCCGGTGCTGGCCTCGGTGCACTCGGAAGATCTGCCTGACGCGCCGCGCGTCGAGCTGATCGTCGACCGCGCGAAAGCGTACGCGCTCGGCGTGTCGTTCGATCGCATCTCGGACGTGCTGGGCAGCACCTTCGGCTCGACCTATATCGACGATTTCCCGGCCGGCGGCCGCATGCGCCGCGTGATGATCGCCGCCGACGCCGCCACGCGCATGACCGAAGACGATCTGCTCGCGCTCGCCGTGCCCAACTCGACGGGCGGCATGGTGCCGCTCTCGGCCATCGCGACGCGTCAGTGGACGATCGGCCCGGTGATGCTGACGCGCTACAACGGTTATCCGTCGCTCGACGTGAGCGGCCATGCGGCGCCGGGCTATAGCTCCGGTGCGGCCATGGCTGAGATGGAGCGGCTCGCGGCTTCGTTGCCGGTCGGTGTGCGCTATGACTGGGTCGATGCGGCACGCGAGGAAACCGCGGCCGCGAAACTCACGCCGCTGCTGATCGGCCTCTCGTTGCTGGCGGTCTTCATGGCGCTGGCCGCGCTCTACGAAAGCTGGACGATCCCGCTTGCCGTGCTGATGGTCGTGCCGCTCGGCGTGATCGGCGCGGTCGCGGCGGTGCTGTTGCGTGGCATGCCTAATGATGTGTACTTCAAGGTCGGCATGATCACGGTGATCGGCCTCGCGGCGAAGAACGCGATTCTAATCGTGCAGTTCGCCCGCGATCTGTACCAGCGTGGCCTGCCGTTGACGCGCGCCGTGACCGAAGCCGCGGGCGCGCGCTTCCGGCCGATCGTGATGACCTCGGCGGCGTTCCTGCTAGGCGTCGTGCCGCTCGTGGTGTCGAGCGGCGCGGGCGCCGAAAGCCGCCGCTCGATTGGCACGGGTGTATTCGGCGGGGTGCTGGCTGCCACGCTGTTCGGGCTGGTGTTCGCGCCGGTCGCGTTCCATGCGGTCGCATCGCTCACGCATGGCCGGCGACGGCTTGCGGAGCTGCATCGCAAGCGTGAGCAACGGCGGATGCGCCGTGCCGCGGTCGAACGCGGATCATTCGACGAATCGCCAACCGCCTGA
- a CDS encoding GNAT family N-acetyltransferase, whose product MKETRLPGDAEHCKCIAVRALESSDMDAFAEIMSLPGVRRGTLSVGYRSPEQLAAWYERRLKGGVNVCAIIDGRVVGHAGLEVHRSSRAHCAHLGVAVHDAYHGRGVGAALLEGLTDCADASLGLRRIDLTVFSDNAPAIALYRKFGFVEEGRSRGFAMRDGMLADVLHMARLVDAPRLQTI is encoded by the coding sequence ATGAAAGAAACAAGGTTGCCTGGTGACGCCGAACATTGCAAATGTATTGCGGTGCGCGCGCTCGAATCGTCGGACATGGATGCGTTCGCCGAGATTATGAGCCTGCCCGGCGTGCGGCGCGGCACGCTGTCCGTCGGCTATCGCAGTCCCGAACAACTCGCGGCGTGGTACGAGCGGCGCCTCAAAGGCGGCGTGAATGTATGCGCGATTATCGACGGACGCGTGGTCGGCCATGCCGGGTTGGAGGTCCACCGGTCGAGCCGCGCGCACTGCGCGCATTTAGGCGTTGCCGTGCACGATGCGTATCATGGCCGCGGTGTCGGCGCCGCGCTTCTGGAAGGGCTGACCGATTGCGCGGACGCGTCGCTCGGTTTGCGCCGCATCGACCTCACGGTGTTCTCCGACAACGCGCCGGCCATCGCGCTGTATCGCAAGTTCGGCTTTGTCGAAGAAGGCCGCTCGCGCGGTTTTGCCATGCGCGACGGCATGTTGGCCGACGTGCTGCATATGGCCCGTCTCGTCGACGCGCCGCGCCTCCAGACCATCTGA
- a CDS encoding GNAT family N-acetyltransferase, with translation MPEGLTLRALRVADAEQFHALLQLPAAMNGNPQIPFRTIASTREYLQKLEAPEIAIAATVGDTLVGQASLRPLKGRRAHAASLGIGVHDAWQRRGIGDALMAELLDLADNWLGLRRVELHVYTDNYAALALYRKFGFEVEARQRGAVLRRGVLIDCFFMARLREPAPWMPPPQAVHLAAE, from the coding sequence TTGCCCGAGGGCCTGACGCTGCGCGCGTTGCGCGTGGCCGACGCGGAACAATTTCATGCGCTGCTCCAGTTGCCCGCGGCGATGAACGGCAATCCGCAGATTCCGTTTCGGACCATTGCCAGCACGCGCGAGTACCTGCAAAAACTCGAGGCGCCCGAAATCGCCATCGCGGCGACGGTGGGCGATACGCTCGTCGGTCAGGCGAGCCTTAGACCTTTAAAGGGGCGCCGCGCGCATGCCGCATCGCTTGGCATTGGCGTGCACGACGCATGGCAGCGGCGCGGCATCGGTGATGCGCTGATGGCCGAACTGCTCGATCTCGCCGACAACTGGCTCGGTCTGCGCCGCGTCGAGTTGCATGTCTACACCGATAACTACGCGGCACTCGCGCTATATCGCAAGTTCGGCTTCGAGGTCGAAGCGCGTCAGCGCGGCGCGGTATTGCGTCGCGGCGTGCTGATCGATTGCTTCTTCATGGCGCGGCTGCGCGAGCCGGCGCCGTGGATGCCGCCGCCACAGGCCGTCCATCTCGCTGCGGAATAA
- a CDS encoding metallopeptidase TldD-related protein, with protein MSQFITSRAATSVDWERHFALLADAIERLQQGGETTLSSFAGEQSDFIRFNSGKVRQTGSVSQGKLTLRLIDGARQAYSTLTVCGDLQQDLDEVSAALATLREGLRDAADDPHLLFDTSKWQRTTQRSGKLPNPDSLARIVAECAQGLDFVGFYAGGTIVRGFASTNGSRGWYEVDNFNFSWSLYDPSGRAIKTTYAGDDWSDAVFARKVEQAATRLAVLARTPRALAPGRYRSYLAPAALAELLGVTAWSGFSARAQASSRSELYKLHVGEVVVDPRVTVSEDLSLGITPGFNDDGYLRDSVPLIEAGRSAERLTNARSAREYGLTPNGALASESPAALSMQAGDLLEEDVLAKIDTGLYIGNLWYVNFSDRMNCRLTGMTRFATFWVENGEIVAPLDAMRFDDSLYRLLGSELEQLGAQAELLLSDSTWGERATGGMQLPGILVRSFELTL; from the coding sequence ATGAGCCAGTTCATCACTTCGCGCGCCGCTACGTCGGTGGATTGGGAGCGGCATTTCGCTTTGCTCGCCGATGCGATCGAGCGTCTTCAGCAAGGCGGCGAAACTACGCTGAGTTCTTTCGCCGGCGAGCAGTCCGACTTCATTCGTTTCAATTCGGGCAAGGTGCGGCAGACCGGTAGCGTGTCGCAAGGCAAGCTGACTTTGCGTCTGATCGACGGCGCACGTCAGGCCTATTCCACGCTGACGGTCTGCGGCGATCTGCAACAGGATCTCGACGAAGTGAGCGCCGCGCTCGCCACGTTGCGTGAAGGTCTGCGCGATGCGGCGGACGATCCGCATCTGCTGTTCGACACGTCGAAATGGCAGCGCACGACGCAGCGCTCCGGCAAGCTGCCGAATCCAGACAGCCTCGCGCGTATCGTCGCGGAATGCGCGCAAGGGCTCGATTTCGTGGGCTTCTATGCGGGCGGCACGATCGTGCGCGGCTTCGCAAGCACGAACGGCAGCCGTGGCTGGTATGAGGTGGACAACTTCAATTTCAGCTGGTCGCTGTACGACCCGAGCGGCCGCGCGATCAAGACAACTTACGCAGGCGACGACTGGAGCGATGCCGTGTTCGCGCGCAAAGTCGAGCAAGCCGCGACACGTCTTGCCGTGCTCGCGCGCACGCCGCGCGCATTGGCGCCGGGACGTTACCGTTCCTATCTCGCGCCTGCCGCGCTCGCGGAACTGCTCGGCGTCACCGCATGGAGCGGCTTTTCCGCACGCGCCCAGGCGAGTTCACGCAGCGAGTTGTACAAGCTGCATGTGGGAGAAGTCGTAGTCGACCCGCGCGTCACGGTCAGCGAAGATCTGAGTCTCGGCATCACGCCAGGTTTCAACGACGACGGCTACCTGCGTGACAGTGTTCCGTTGATCGAGGCCGGCCGCAGCGCCGAACGCCTGACCAACGCACGCAGCGCACGCGAGTACGGGTTGACGCCCAACGGCGCGCTCGCCAGCGAGTCGCCGGCCGCGCTCTCGATGCAAGCGGGCGATCTGCTGGAAGAAGACGTACTCGCAAAGATCGATACCGGGCTCTACATCGGCAACCTTTGGTACGTGAACTTCTCCGACCGCATGAATTGCCGTCTCACCGGCATGACGCGCTTCGCGACGTTCTGGGTCGAGAATGGAGAAATCGTCGCACCGCTAGATGCCATGCGTTTCGACGACAGCCTGTACCGTTTGCTCGGCAGCGAACTCGAACAACTCGGCGCGCAGGCCGAACTGCTATTGAGCGACTCGACATGGGGCGAGCGCGCCACGGGCGGCATGCAATTGCCGGGCATTCTGGTGAGGTCATTCGAATTGACGTTATAA